In one Nicotiana tomentosiformis chromosome 6, ASM39032v3, whole genome shotgun sequence genomic region, the following are encoded:
- the LOC138894914 gene encoding COPII coat assembly protein SEC16-like → MAKTSKSVPQKEKPSSSRSSENVLPVATEETTPEPPLNLFVPTGCPTGAYFKFENLLGLSKEVEMRPPSSDDDTFTEPPVLRDESEEEEEEEEEEEEEEEEEDSELMTSVRSGTELPPPKKADGEAVAEASELGRVEPILPQAKGVDRETVACASRAEDNVPKDVLGVIDLS, encoded by the exons atggcaaagacttcaaaatccgttcctcaaaaagaaaagcCTTCTTCCTCGAGATCATCTGAGAACGTTTTGCCTGTAGCTACTGAGGAGACGACACCAGAACCCCCTCTAAATTTGTTCGTCCCTACGGGGTGTCCAACCGGAGCCTATTTCAAGTTTGAAAACCTACTCG GTTTATCAAAAGAAGTTGAGATGAGGCCTCCGTCTAGTGATGATGACACATTCACCGAGCCCCCTGTT TTGAGGGATgagtctgaagaagaagaagaagaagaagaagaagaagaagaagaagaagaagaagaagactctgAATTGATGACCAGTGTGAGGAGCGGTACTGAGCTGCCTCCACCCAAGAAGGCCGATGGAGAGGCAGTGGCTGAGGCCTCCGAACTTGGGAGGGTTGAGCCCATTTTGCCCCAAGCTAAGGGGGTCGACAGAGAGACTGTGGCCTGTGCTTCTCGAGCAGAAGATAATGTACCGAAGGACGTCCTTGGGGTGATAGATCTCTCCTGA